A stretch of the Dyella telluris genome encodes the following:
- the fliF gene encoding flagellar basal-body MS-ring/collar protein FliF, translated as MADNALATTDEKPGSRLDLKQLASTPASRQLLLLIGVAAAVALGVAVVLWSRGPNYGLLYAGLEQKDAAAVTQALQASNTPYTLGADGNSIMVPASDLAAIRLKLASQGLPQGSAATAVAPGGDSPFGMSDLAERTRYQQMLETDLGSTIAGLQSVRAARVHLALPKPSAFIRDNKEASASVLVTLYPGRQLDASQVAAIVHLVASSVPNLDPKQVSVVDQQGQLLTTTDAASATAVGDSRLRLATRIENTYAQRIEELLTPLVGAGKVRAQVYADLDFSETEKATETFDHEHPALRSEQTNSEQHTGEASDGQVPGALSNQPPTAVSQPTAAKPNAGKGKTTATAQSSGPSDTTSSATRNYELDRTISHVSDPAGRLARLTVAVVVDNKTVVGDKGAPKSVPFTPQELEHLTTLTRNAVGYSDKRGDSVSVINQPFHQDPSANVDAPAQPFWERPGMLDLIKQGAGILVALLVAFGLLRPLLRGLSRSPVPGTELALAGAGGGPGMPTISVRVDDDEALDEPVRLGGIPPQLAYEQRIGTARRMVGENPKQVAQVVKSWVGEDGG; from the coding sequence ATGGCCGATAACGCCCTCGCGACCACCGATGAAAAGCCCGGTTCTCGCCTGGATCTCAAACAGCTTGCGAGCACGCCGGCATCGCGGCAGCTGCTGCTGTTGATTGGTGTGGCCGCCGCCGTGGCGCTTGGCGTGGCCGTGGTGCTGTGGTCCCGTGGCCCCAATTACGGCCTGCTGTACGCAGGCCTGGAACAGAAAGACGCCGCCGCCGTTACGCAGGCGCTGCAGGCGTCCAACACGCCGTACACGCTGGGTGCGGATGGCAACTCCATCATGGTGCCGGCCTCCGACCTGGCGGCCATCCGCCTGAAGTTGGCCTCGCAGGGACTGCCGCAGGGCAGTGCGGCCACGGCCGTGGCACCGGGCGGAGACTCGCCGTTCGGCATGAGCGATCTGGCCGAGCGCACGCGTTACCAGCAAATGCTGGAAACGGACCTGGGCAGCACCATTGCCGGCCTGCAGTCGGTGCGCGCCGCGCGCGTGCATCTGGCGCTGCCCAAGCCGTCGGCATTCATCCGAGACAACAAGGAAGCCAGCGCGTCCGTGCTGGTGACGCTGTATCCCGGCCGCCAGCTCGACGCCAGCCAAGTGGCGGCGATCGTGCACCTGGTCGCTTCCAGCGTGCCCAACCTCGATCCCAAGCAGGTGTCGGTGGTCGATCAGCAGGGCCAGTTGCTCACTACCACCGATGCGGCCAGCGCCACCGCCGTGGGCGATTCGCGCCTGCGTCTGGCTACGCGCATCGAGAACACCTACGCGCAGCGCATCGAGGAACTGCTGACGCCGCTGGTCGGTGCGGGCAAGGTGCGCGCACAGGTCTACGCGGATCTCGACTTCAGCGAAACCGAAAAGGCAACGGAGACGTTCGATCACGAACACCCCGCGCTGCGCAGTGAGCAGACCAACAGCGAGCAGCACACCGGCGAGGCCAGCGATGGCCAGGTGCCTGGCGCGCTGAGCAACCAGCCGCCGACCGCCGTGTCGCAGCCCACCGCGGCCAAGCCCAATGCGGGCAAGGGCAAGACCACGGCCACGGCGCAGAGCAGCGGGCCGAGCGATACCACCAGCAGCGCCACGCGCAATTATGAGCTTGACCGCACCATCAGCCACGTCAGCGATCCGGCGGGCCGCCTCGCGCGCCTTACCGTCGCGGTGGTGGTGGACAACAAGACCGTGGTTGGCGACAAGGGTGCGCCCAAGAGCGTGCCGTTCACGCCGCAGGAACTGGAACACCTCACCACGTTGACGCGCAATGCAGTCGGTTACAGCGACAAGCGCGGCGACAGCGTGAGCGTGATCAACCAGCCGTTCCACCAGGACCCCAGCGCCAACGTCGACGCACCCGCACAGCCGTTCTGGGAGCGCCCAGGCATGCTCGACCTGATCAAGCAGGGCGCTGGCATCCTGGTGGCGTTGCTGGTGGCCTTTGGCCTGCTGCGTCCGTTGTTGCGCGGTCTGTCGCGCAGCCCGGTGCCCGGTACCGAGCTGGCTCTGGCCGGCGCAGGCGGTGGCCCGGGCATGCCGACGATTTCGGTACGCGTGGACGACGACGAAGCACTGGACGAGCCCGTGCGCCTGGGCGGCATACCGCCGCAGCTCGCTTACGAGCAGCGCATCGGCACTGCGCGCCGCATGGTGGGCGAGAACCCCAAGCAGGTGGCGCAGGTGGTGAAGAGTTGGGTGGGCGAGGATGGCGGCTGA